CTTGAAAGGTTGGAAGAGGcttgaaatacagagaaattactTCAGTTCAAGCATTGTCAGTAGAAAGATTATGTTGGAAAACACACATCATACACTGTAAACTGAATACCAGCTGTGTAATCAAATTGTCAAAACTATCTATACTGAAAGTGCAGTTTAAGAAACCTcttgtacaaaagaaaaatcattctgAGTCAAAAGCCCATAGGAAATGTGATCACCCACAGTAAAGATTTAGGGTTTTTGATGAAGCAGCCTTGCTGTAGTGGAAGTAACATGTCCAAAACAGCTCCCTGAACAAATTCCCATTTACTTTTTACATTTCCATTCCGGTTTAAGTAAAGGCAGGGTGTAAGCATGCAGCTCCCTTTGCCACCCCACCAAAGCATGCTGCTTCCTAGATTCCTTCATCCAGTGGCTGCGCAGGTGGTCTCCCTGGCACGCAGTTCCCTTCACAAGAGGGAAGTTGTTGCCCACGTTTAATATATTACTGCTGCGAACAAGTTTAGAGGAGCAACTGCCTGTGTCAGAAGGCAGAAATGGGACCAATCACAACTTGTGAGCTGCTGAATGACATCAGGAGTCCTGCCTCTGaaacttttgttattttttccccctcaaccTACTTCAATTGTTCCTACAACTTGGTCACAGAGAAGTTGCCAAAGATCTACAGACACTTCCCACAGCAAGCTCCTCTGTGCTTTACCAGCAGTCACACTAGAGGTAAGGAACATCTCTTCTACAATTTTAATTCTTACACCAAGGCACTGTAGCTGTAGTTTTCTATAAAAGCTCTTCTACTCAAATTAACAGATggctgtaatttatttttttttaaatatggaacTGTGGGCATTACAGCTCTTAGTCAAAACTGTAATGCTGTGGGGGACATATTTTAGGGACAATAAAGGCAACTGAGATTTTTCTACATGCTAGTGGGACACTAGCAGTCCTTGGGGTAGGTGATTTATGCAGGCAGCATTACACAAGAAGGTGAGAAGCTTTCAGCATTTTCCTCAGacctttttccctccttttaaatttaatacattttctttgctttttgttttggggtttgtttggttttttttaaataaaaaatccacAAGGAGAGTAATTCACTCAAAGTTTTGTAGGGACACTTTTGTTTCCCCAAAGCTGCCTGTCCACAGCCTAGCAAAGGTAAAGCTCTTTCACCATTCaactcagaaaagcatttttctgatCTAACACATTGAGAAAGCAAACCTTTTTTTGCTGTATGATGAAAAAGTACCcttgattaaaatatttaagcagtTGATAGCAGTACTAGAACCGAAATTCTACATGTTACTCAAAATGCTCTTCAAGCTACATAATTCATATAGCATTTTTGCTGTGAATTCCtttaaaggtttattttatCCTGCTGCGGTCATTGTAACTGCCAAACTCATACTAGAATGCTTCcaataacaaagaaataatttagcTAGGATTTGTAATATCATAAACCAAATTTCAAATTCATAAAATAATCCCTTTATTTCCAACTAAGGGAAGCGAATACACACTCCACAAGAAATTACAACCCCAGTTTTAAAATCACTGCAAGCAAAAAAAGAGTGCACCTCAAACAGAAACATGTCACATAAAGgacattttaatatttagatataaaaatatttttaaaaggaacgTGACTCTTGAATATGTAGTTCTCTAATGAATTTCTCCTCCTTATAATCATGTTCCCCCCCTCCATTAATTCATACCTTACTACTTTCGTATACTTAAGGTTCTGGTTTTAGAAAAGACAGACTTAATCTAGACCTTAGTTTTATGATGCATGTTTTCCCTGTTACCGAACAGACACACCAAATTCCTTTTTGTATTACCAATTGGTAGGCATCAGGCAAAAGTACATGCAGGTGCTTGGTTTTGTGCTCAGCAGCCTATTCAAAACTGGCACAAGGCAAGTATTAGAAGTGTCCAGGCGTCGTATTACTCATACGGCAAACAATCTGTTATGAAGGTCTCTAGAAGCTGTTTCCACCAGGAAGAAGCAGCACTTCAGACCTCACAGTGCCTTTGAACCAAAGCTTACAACGAGCAAGAAGATTCTGAGACAGACAGATTTTTTCCATGGCTAAAGTTagttcaaaatgtattttcaagtaAAGAGAGGAGTTTGGATTTATTTATTCTATCACGCAGAAAATCCCTCTCTCCTAACACATACACTGCATACGCACACCTTTAAAAAGGCAGAGTTtatgcatatacacacagatCGAACATACACACAGAAACCTAACTGCTGTAGGCAGCTCTTTACTGGAATGCACCCATAGCTATATCAGATTAGATGCCCATTCACCTGAATTCCATCCTATCACGGAGTTAGGTAATTTAAAGTAGATGACAGTGTGGCTCAGCTGTTAAGCTAAATCTAAAAATTCCACACTGGCAACATCCTATGCCACAGACATTCAAAGCTCAGTAACAACAGCTGAAAGTCACAACAGAAGCATGTGCCACATAGCAGTTGACAAACGTTACAAATCAGGTATGAAACACTACATTTAATTTATAGCAAATAACAATCTTCTGATTTCTTATGTTATCTGGATTTAGAGAGATTCAGATCTAGGTATATACCCCATCCCTATTTTAAGAAGTTGCATTTATTTCTCATCCTCTAAAGAAGTTGGGAATATAGTGTCCTCGTTGTATACTACAAAACTCATTAAAATCAGTTTGTAATCAGACAGCGTAAGGGTGATTTTCACTGATTTTGTCAGACtaccagcaaacaaaaaatgtatGGGTGACACAGAGCTGtaagaacaggtttttttatttgctttaagaGTAATTTGATTTAGGAATGGCAACATACTCCAactggagaaacaaaaaaaatcccacagggAAGCAATGCTGTGTTCCCTGAACTACAAGACTCTTTAGACTCGGaagattgcttttgctttctagAGATTGATACATGGCTTAAGAGGACTTTCCTGGCATCAAGTTACTTCTCAGAAGTTCAATTTATGTACCATATTCTTCTTTCAAATAATACCAGGTCATTGTCCCGAGTTGCTGTTAAACACACAACTTGCGACATCCCCATCCACTTCTATCTTTTATACATGCTAGatatatttcaatttttactTCGGTTCAAATTGCACTTACCCCATTTCCTATtaataaagcagcaaaacaaacgAACCACCAGACCCTAAAACCCAACTTGAAACTATAAGGTGTTAGGTACTTAGTGTGTGCAGTGGAGGAAGGAGTTAATTTCCTAAGGCAAAGTTACTTCTTAACTATATACTTTTTACCATCTGGTGGTATGATTTACCTTTTATTACAGTCTTATTTTGATTAGGGGAACAGATAAGTATGGAGGCTGAAGCACCTGCCCAAggtctgcagcagctgcagagaatTCTACCCAGAGTTAAGTAGTAGCCCAAAGCATCAGCTCTCAGGCTACTCTAATGGACCAGCACACAGACGAAAGTCCAGGTATCGTCCAGGTATCCACAAGGTATGTGGATAACCTCCAAAAACCAAAATGTCAAGCCTACTGTGCTCAACTCCTCATCAGTGTAATTTCTGGGTATCTACACCTTTCACATTCCCATAGAATTGAAATACAGGTAGAGGCTCTTACTGGAGATCTCACTTCTAGAACACTGAGAACAAATCTGGGCAAGACTGTAAGAGGAATGAATTAAtaagagggggagaaaaaaaaaagagaatctaAATTAAAGTGTGAGCCTTCCCCTATCCCCTCCCAAACACATGAAAATCACTGACACTTCAGtacaaaataaactttaaaacaaaacatcagaAGGATAAAATtagtttgcttttcctgttacCAGCACTTTACAAACACTGAGCTGaattgctgcttcttcccccatcccaaggaaatgttttctgtatgcaattgaaaaaaattacattatatgCCATGAGTCAGTCTCTAGCTCTTCTCAATGACTTGATGCGCTCCAGCTGCAGTTCTCTTTCCCCTTGCGCAATTCCTTGCTCTTTTTCCACactctctcttcccctgctcctttTCTTCTACCTTCCTCCCTCAATCTGTCCTCTCCTGTGCTACTGTCTGCATTCTTGCCTTCACCCATCCTAATCTTTGTTTTCAATGTCcagccctttccttccccttttatactttcttcttcttaaggaaaaaaaccccaacaactttcctttttctgcaatCTGTTGAATTGGCTAATATCCTTAACACCCTTCTTCACTGACACAACTGCCTAGTACAACTCCCCAGCCTAAAATCAGAATAAGCAACAGTATTCAGCACCACTAGCATAGGTAAATACAAAATTCAGCTGCTGTTGTAAATCCTAAGCAAGTCACCTCCATGCTgtgttattttttgtaaaaagaacaaaaattaaaagttatgACATACCTTTATAAATCACTTCTGTACTTGAAAACCTGTAAGCAAGTTCTGTTTTATCATTGAAAACTTTTACTTGCTGAACTAAATTGACAGTAGTGAGACCCTCTAGAGGTCTCTAGAGTTAGCTGACCGCTTCCTTCTTTACTCCCTTCTCATCCCTCATCTTCCTCACACAAAAAAGGAGATTTTTCAGACTTGGAGGTCTCAACTGCAGTGACTCCACACTGTGGATGAGGAGGTATTTTACAGCAGggttcaaaacaaagcaataaaactTGGAATAAGATATATACATTAACACAGGACAGCCAGAGAAGATAACAAAACTACACATCAACTGCAGCATAGGCAGAGCTTTAAAATGGCAATGTCTTCTCTGGGGGCCACAGAATCCACAGACAACTGTAATACAAGGCTCCATGTCCACTTTGACTCACAGCATTTAGTCCTCATACACGGTTCTATTTTGCTCTGGCACTGCATGCACaaatctttaaaatttaaatctcCTCTGAACATGCAGAGAatgcctctgcctgccttggAGTATCACACTGCTCACACAACAGCTATAGGAATTTCTTAGGCCAGGTACTTTTTAGTAATAGTTCTAAACATGTACTACTCCAAGGATCACATAACTTGACGGGACTTTTTGCATTCACTCTGTTTATGGTTAttaagacatttattttcaatggATGAAACTGAATTACTGAGGTTTTGGGACATCTCATTGTGAAAATCTATGCAAGGGACTTATACAATATTACTTTTAACAATGCCTTTTCAGGGCTTCACTTGGTTGTATGGGACAGCAACAAATCAAATTTGTCAAACCTCTTCTATTCCACTGATATCACTGCTGGATTTAGTACACATATGACAGGAAACAGGCTGTATCTAAAATTGCTGTGGCATTTCCAAAGGAGCCAAATTTATCCCGTGTGACTTCAATGGAGTCAATGCAGTTGCATGAGGAACAAGCATGGGCCACAATTTTCGCTTTGGTAACATACCTCCTCTCATTGTGAAGGGCATCCAGgaacagagataaaaataacCTAATACAAATCAGGGAAACAGTCTCATGTCAGTGAAGAAGGTAGCAATAATTGTGATCAGTGACCCATTCTAAGGCACCAGGTGTAGGGGATCCCCTACATACTAACATATGGGGTCAGCCACATGACCTCTTCCTGCAGATTCATGCTGTGCATAAGACGAGCCTTTCACGTCCATTTGCAACACTGGACTAAACATACAACTGCACAGCAATGAAACCAGCAGTTTCTCTTGTGCAATACTTGGTCTTCTAATGCATGAGTAATGCtgtttgactttaaaaaaatgtcaaataCAGTTTGCCTTTTTGCTGCACTTTCCTTTCAGAAAGTGGTGTGTGCATGCATAATACTTCTTAATATTGACCTAAAACACAGACAGGGGACTAaacagcagagagcagctcctATTTGTGGCAATGATcagctttcatttcagtgtaattatttttcaggctgTCCATTTTGACCTTGATAGCCACCCATATGCAGCTGTGTTACTGAATCTGTTTCTCTTTATGCACACTTTAGGTGGGTGACAGCACCATGGAGGATTAATGAGCAAGGTACGTGTTTATTAGTTGAAGCCATGCACTTGTAAAGACAAACTTGTTGAAACACAGACACagaatttgctttctttgcttatAAGGAAACTTCTCCCACAGACAGGCTTAGCAGGTAAAACAACAtgaaggtgttttaaaaatttctaattccatataagcttttaaattaagaaaactaaGTTACTCTATTTTGACCTTTTCGTATCCCTTCTCTGCGCTGTTTTCTAACTATGAGGTATACATTTTAACTTACActaccttcctttttttaagatCCTTTCTTATCACCTGTCTGGCAATGTATGTTCAAACAGCTAATACCAGTGTGAAGCTGAGCCTTCTGACCTATTGCCTGCTCCCTCAGCAACATCCCTCACTCATTCCAAAGgcaaaaatgattttttttttttttttaatctccttaaGAGATCTCACCGTCCCTTGTCACCCGTGGTGGCCTTGCATCTGTCATGCCCAACTCGCTAATATTGCCTTTTACGGAAGCACTTCAAAGCCCCTGGTCCTTGCCCCAAGTCACTCAAGTGGAACGCATGCAACAACACAGCAGTGCAGGTGCTAGCATTGTGTGCAGTTAAATCTAACGCAGCACACTGAAATGAACTCGTTGTGCATATACGCAGGTAAAACTTGTGCTGTTCTAATCCTTCTGAGGGCGCCAAGAAATACAGCAGCCAGGAAAAAGATAAGATACATTGCTGTAGCAGGTCACAAACAGCCCAAAGACCACAGGTTGCATATAccctgcattaaaaaaaaaaaccaccaaacaaaaaccaccacaaacaaaaaaggcataACAAGTTGTGATGATGTAATCGGCAGGAAATACTGTTCTCTGTGCACTGTCACACATGCTAGTTACACAAACTTTTCTGTACTAGTGTAAATCCACTAGTGGTTCATCTACCATGCCTTGTCTAGAAGAGGATAAACAGCCTAATGCAATCCAGCCTGCACTGAGCTGGGAGAACGAATGTGTCTTCAGCCAAGTCACTTCAGAATTCCTGTCCACGTCTTGCTTTTGCTGCCCTTGGGGCAGACAGTGACCAGCAAAGAGCTAATTTGGCAAGCACTTTAACTGCTTAAACAGATGAAAACAGGTACAGCATGAAGtcaaagcaagctgaaaaattATAGTAACTATGAAAGTAAGTTCCTGGTGGTTTATTTGCAAGTAAGTTAAAGGATCAACTATAGCTCAAAACATCATAAAATCTGAAGTTCAATTTTAGGAGGCAATGTCATTGCATAGAATCCtctaaagatattaaaataccCATGTGTAATCTGGTTTCATCAGAAAGTCTCTTTAAATAGCAACACGGGCACTGGAAGCACATGTATTCTGCTCATACAGTACCATTTGACTGTATAGCCCAACATAGAgggactaaaaaaaaagaatctgaaagaCACTGCTGTCTCATTTTAAGGTTTTTCCATTTTAGCCACATCTAAAGACAAATTCATGGACAATAAAGCATCTCTGAGTCAGGATTATCACGTTAATTTGGGCAGCAGATATCTAAGCAATGGTTTCCTTTATGTGGCATATATGGGTAGACAGGAATTTCATTTATtgtccctcaaaaaaaaaaaaaaggaagagagatgaCAAGGAGAGGCCTTCTTTGAAAGATATGATCACAAGATATATTCAGAAATCTTTTAAGGGCAAGTGCAGTTTTAGGAGTAAAGTTAGAGATGCATACATCACCATAATCTTGAAAACCAATTTTTCACTTTGCGGTAGCACTTACAGAGTCCACCTCACTATGAACTAAGCAAGCGTATATCAAAGCCAGTCTCTTGCCATGGAAGGTTTGTACAGGAAGATTTTACACCACAACTACTTATTGGCAGTTACAACAACTTACACCCTGTGCTTCCAACTGCCACTATAAAGGGCAAAAATATACTTGAAATAAAACACTCACTTAAGGGACAAAGTTACATACATGCTTTATTTTGCTCCTCATAGCAGTCCTCTGCCTTTGCACCTACGTTTTGTAACACATTGTACTACACGTGTACAAAAAAATGTAGTCCTTACTCTGTTTTGTCTGTTAAGAAATATACTACTAAAAAATCCCTATAACAGTGATGCATTAACTTTTAATTATGCACCATAAAGAACTTTTTACTTGGATGGAAATGCTTCAAcaagatttcttttcctcccttccagaATAATGTGTTGGTAAGTCAGATTACCTGCCCAGGTCAATAATAGCCACCAGTAATATCCAGATCTCCTGGCTGAAAGGTCTGTGACTCTAGCCCTGTCGTCAGGCTTTCACATGTGCTTTAACAAATAAAGTGTGGGGGAGTGGGAGGAAATCAGCCATGGCCTTTTCACAGACTGGAAAGGATAGAGAGATTAAGATCTAAAGCAATGATCTGGGTAAAACCCACATATCCACAATTTCCAGTTTACAATTCCTCACCACTGCTATGAAGCAGGTGCCTGGTAGCCTTCAGGAGGAGAAGCACAATACAGCACAAACAAAcgtgaaaagcaaaatttaaaaaaccctgttttGAAGTAAAAACACTGTAAAGGCAATCTGTTTATTTCAGGCTTTTCAGAACTTTAAAACAATCTCCATTTGCACTCATCAAAACACTttacttctgcatttctaaCTCTTCACTTTCCTGCTTTCCCAGCTCCACAAAGGCTGtctaaaacaaaaagagaagataaTAGGCACTTTGCACTGTTCCTGACaacttctcttccttcctgcaCTCCTAAACCTCTGATTTGTGCCCTCTGCTTTCTTGTTGCCATGGAGAAGGTCCAATACATAACCCGCTCTGCCCTGAGGAGAGCCTCAACTATTGAGGTCAACCCACAAGCACGCCAAAGGCTCCAAGAGCTCTTTGTGAATTTCTGCCTGATTTTAATTTGCCTCTTGCTGATCTGTATCATTGTGATGCTCCTCTGAAGTTCCAGCACTTCTCTGCACTGTCCTCtaagaaagggaagagggaagagaaaccTACACCCGCAACTCCCAATGCAAGGATCTTGTGAGAGGGGTTAGCACTTGGACTAGAGCTGTATGCCAACCATCGCACTATTCTCTTACTACCTACTACATGTATTAAAAACACACTCTTCTGTGCAGAACAGTGTTTAGAGCCTGTTGTTACAAAGCTGTGCATGACCTAATTTGTCTGTCTCAGTTGAGATGTCTTTTCAGAATGGGGTAAAGTACTGCCTCTTCGTGGAGTCGTTAAGTTCCTCAAAGTTTTAGCTAGATCACATGAACAGCAACTTCCTTTTGGGGGCCTgagtgttttttaatttctctggaAATCCTTAAGCCCTTGGAGAGGTTGTAAATTTGGCCCATGTCCACCCAGAGAAGAGCTACAGGCACACAGCCCTCAACACATCCCAGGAAAATTTCTGCTCTGCTTACTTCAAGGTgctgcatctctgcattatcaactGAAAGCACTCAGATTGTTTCAGTGCTTTTAAGGGGatatgagaaacaaaaaatgccTTGTAACccataaataaaaacaatttcataTGCTTTTTCCCTATTTAAGGGAtcttatatataaatatgtatgtataaaaataaaagatgtatatatatgtgagtgtatatatacacacaaagcTTGAATCTGAAAAGGCAACttcatttacagtatttttcactAGATATGTCCTTACAGAACTGATGTCTGGAAAGTTTTTTCActatgttttgcagaaaaattgaCACTAACACCCTGGTAtcaaagatttaattttctataGTCATTTAACCGATATGAGAATTGGCACAACTCAAAAATAATTCTCAGAGTTCTTACTATTTGGCTTGAGGCAACTTTATTATTGCCTGCTGTAACGTATGCAATAATCTCCTTAgtttaaaactacagaaaacTTGCTATTTGCCAATGTCTCACGAGGTGGCCTTTATCTGATACGGTAAAGAAAGAGGTTTAGGTCACTGTGGTTGAAGCGTATCATACAAATGCAAGTAACAGCACCACCCTCAGCTGCAAATCCCCGTTAGAGATCAAGCAAGTACtttcctaaaataaattatacataCCATTATGCACAGGAGGGAAAGCATTGCAGAAATACCTTTCCAACATGTAAACCACAGTCCATACACATAAAAGATGAAGTTTCTACTCCAGCAGCTGTCAGTAACAAGACCAAGCAGTAGACTTCAAACTCTCCCACGTGTTGCTGGTATTAAGCTAAATTCCTAGAAACTTTATACAGTTTTCAAATTTAAAGAGAGCTGAAGAATCAATAGACAGAGGTCAAACAGacatctatttttaaacaggCA
This Phalacrocorax aristotelis chromosome 3, bGulAri2.1, whole genome shotgun sequence DNA region includes the following protein-coding sequences:
- the PLN gene encoding phospholamban, translating into MEKVQYITRSALRRASTIEVNPQARQRLQELFVNFCLILICLLLICIIVMLL